From a region of the Litoribrevibacter albus genome:
- the istB gene encoding IS21-like element helper ATPase IstB yields MSQLEQTVARYRSLRLSAAADELINLLAEAEANEMSYLSFADRLAEHELVQRQDKRIHRNRKMAAFPAEKRLEGFDYRHQTTINKRQVNALLDFQFLDERNNLVFIGPPGVGKTHLAIGIGHKAVEAGYRVLFRNALDLVEELELAEMKGELKKRVSALAKYDLLIIDELGYLPMTRQARYNLFQLINSLYEYRSIILTTNKDFTSWGEFFHDDNVAVPIIDRVIHHSHIFMLGGESYRLKQKATR; encoded by the coding sequence ATGAGCCAGCTTGAACAGACTGTAGCCCGTTACCGCAGCCTGCGCCTGAGCGCAGCCGCCGATGAACTAATCAACCTGCTGGCCGAGGCAGAAGCCAACGAGATGTCCTATCTCAGCTTCGCGGATCGGCTTGCCGAACACGAACTGGTTCAACGGCAGGACAAGCGCATCCACCGGAATCGGAAGATGGCCGCGTTCCCCGCCGAGAAGCGCCTTGAGGGCTTCGACTACCGGCACCAGACCACCATTAATAAACGCCAGGTGAACGCCTTGCTGGACTTCCAGTTCCTCGACGAACGGAACAACCTGGTGTTCATTGGCCCGCCGGGTGTGGGCAAGACCCACCTGGCCATCGGTATTGGCCACAAGGCAGTGGAAGCTGGTTACCGGGTATTGTTCCGCAATGCCCTGGATCTGGTGGAAGAGCTGGAACTGGCCGAGATGAAGGGTGAGCTGAAAAAACGGGTCAGCGCCCTGGCCAAATACGACCTGCTGATCATTGATGAGCTGGGTTACCTGCCCATGACCCGGCAGGCCCGCTACAATCTGTTCCAGTTGATCAACAGCCTGTACGAATACCGGTCGATCATCTTGACCACCAACAAGGACTTCACCAGTTGGGGCGAGTTCTTCCACGACGACAACGTGGCGGTGCCGATCATTGACCGGGTCATCCACCATTCGCACATCTTTATGTTGGGAGGAGAAAGCTATCGACTGAAGCAAAAAGCCACAAGATAG
- a CDS encoding response regulator: protein MAKKTILVIDDNEMIIKALRALLGEDRFEVYGAENGALGIKEYVRVKPDLVITDMEMPVMSGEKVIARIKAECPFQTVLAMSSRLSNEKKAINAGATRFFKKPVMPEDVIPYIQ, encoded by the coding sequence ATGGCCAAGAAAACCATCTTAGTCATTGACGACAACGAAATGATCATCAAGGCACTTCGGGCGTTATTGGGCGAAGATCGCTTTGAAGTTTACGGGGCCGAAAATGGTGCTTTGGGTATTAAAGAGTATGTCAGAGTTAAGCCGGATCTTGTTATCACCGATATGGAAATGCCGGTGATGTCTGGGGAGAAGGTCATTGCGAGAATCAAGGCAGAGTGCCCGTTTCAGACAGTACTTGCGATGTCTTCACGATTATCGAATGAAAAGAAAGCCATTAACGCTGGCGCTACCCGGTTTTTTAAGAAGCCAGTCATGCCAGAAGATGTGATTCCTTACATCCAATGA
- a CDS encoding PD-(D/E)XK nuclease family protein, which produces MIDILLYGLLGLAAAALLYNFIRRIAGSRSGLGIEGKLIWMDKGRSTKPFFNQVFEVLGKPDLMYRVRGGVLAVEYKSRRGPVFKSDVVQAKCAALAARGNGYQVTRLLVKTATTEQYIELPRADKTLFNEIKEYVILTRQAKAGVRMKAWPNVGKCRGCAFKYDCVHAQKR; this is translated from the coding sequence ATGATTGATATTCTGTTATATGGGCTGCTCGGACTTGCTGCCGCTGCCCTACTTTACAACTTCATACGGCGCATTGCTGGCTCCAGAAGTGGCCTTGGTATAGAAGGCAAGCTTATTTGGATGGACAAGGGCCGGTCTACAAAGCCCTTCTTTAACCAGGTCTTCGAGGTCCTGGGTAAGCCGGATCTCATGTATAGAGTACGCGGAGGCGTTTTGGCAGTTGAGTATAAAAGCCGACGCGGCCCAGTATTCAAGAGCGATGTGGTGCAAGCAAAGTGTGCCGCTCTAGCAGCGCGTGGAAACGGTTACCAGGTCACGCGGCTGCTTGTTAAGACAGCAACCACTGAACAATACATCGAGCTCCCGCGTGCAGACAAAACCCTATTTAATGAGATCAAGGAATACGTAATTCTTACCAGGCAAGCTAAAGCCGGTGTAAGGATGAAGGCCTGGCCAAATGTAGGAAAGTGCCGTGGCTGTGCATTTAAGTACGATTGCGTTCATGCCCAAAAAAGATAA
- a CDS encoding CFI-box-CTERM domain-containing protein codes for MGNSRKSKWVSASDVGRASYCPHYLELKEKGTKPSQQSLKARAKGEVSHEALNRQAEDSRCFVATHLYGIDHPNTCLLRKYRDQKLASHTTGRVFISVYYAISPYLVIAARKLPLISKFMRYFVDCKIRHIQERCEDD; via the coding sequence ATGGGCAATAGCAGAAAGTCAAAATGGGTGTCCGCCAGCGATGTTGGGCGGGCATCCTATTGCCCACATTACCTGGAGCTGAAGGAAAAAGGGACCAAGCCATCCCAACAGTCGCTGAAGGCCAGAGCAAAGGGCGAAGTCAGTCATGAGGCACTGAACCGTCAAGCTGAAGACAGCCGCTGTTTCGTTGCAACTCATCTCTACGGGATCGACCACCCCAATACGTGTCTACTTAGAAAATATCGGGACCAGAAGCTCGCTTCTCATACAACAGGCAGGGTGTTCATCAGCGTTTACTATGCCATATCCCCTTACTTGGTCATCGCGGCACGTAAACTCCCCTTGATCTCCAAGTTCATGCGGTACTTCGTGGACTGTAAGATTCGTCATATCCAGGAGAGATGTGAGGATGATTGA
- a CDS encoding fused MFS/spermidine synthase, with product MTTKRKAALILLLEGLASSGLQMITIRQTVPFVGSSVLCTSIIISCFLGALALGYYWGGQQASERYAKSLVMNLVGSIALFGIGLSYSFVSFFFLSIADITQGAPYLGNPLIHLFLFSLLIMSPLVFFLGQTVPLLLNTADHETRKSEATGNATALSTIGNVLGCLITSLLLMYFLGVGYSIFINCLILAVCLCFLVDWNNSQTKYVVGATFSFLVIAFTLNVKIPDRLFAATTPYSNFYVAEHPEGKRFIINRSSASFIGEKDRKGWPYIEIMKQGIFADDMTGKDILVLGAGGFTLSAEETHGANFTYLDVDPKIKPIAEKYFLEEPIKGEFIAQDARSYLLTSEKSWDVIVVDLYTNAATIPMHTATFEFFSLVSSRLKPSGKAVLNIAANPRLNDAYSVNMDFTVRQALSRCITDITGYQNALVNIVYFCSKRSSMDNDAVASLYRDDTTKVTVDGYVSSLNIKKWQSREDNNHGQ from the coding sequence ATGACGACCAAGCGGAAAGCTGCTCTTATCCTGCTCCTTGAGGGGCTGGCCAGCTCCGGATTGCAGATGATCACCATCCGCCAGACAGTACCCTTTGTTGGCAGCTCGGTGCTTTGCACTTCAATCATCATCAGTTGTTTCCTGGGTGCTCTGGCATTGGGGTACTACTGGGGCGGCCAACAGGCTTCTGAGCGGTATGCCAAGTCCCTGGTAATGAACCTGGTTGGTAGCATCGCCCTGTTTGGTATTGGTCTGTCCTACAGCTTTGTGAGCTTCTTTTTTCTGTCCATCGCAGACATAACCCAAGGAGCGCCCTATTTGGGCAATCCCCTGATCCACCTATTCCTGTTCAGCCTGCTTATAATGTCTCCATTGGTGTTTTTTCTTGGGCAAACCGTCCCATTACTGCTCAACACCGCAGACCACGAGACCCGCAAGAGTGAAGCCACGGGCAATGCCACGGCGCTAAGTACGATTGGTAACGTGCTTGGATGTTTGATCACATCCTTGCTGCTCATGTACTTCCTTGGAGTTGGGTACTCCATTTTCATCAATTGCCTGATCCTCGCGGTATGCCTCTGTTTCTTGGTTGATTGGAACAACAGCCAAACGAAGTATGTGGTTGGTGCAACTTTTTCTTTCCTGGTCATCGCGTTTACGCTGAACGTAAAAATCCCAGATCGCTTGTTCGCCGCGACTACCCCCTACTCGAATTTCTACGTTGCAGAGCATCCGGAAGGCAAGCGGTTCATCATCAATCGCAGTAGCGCCTCATTCATCGGGGAAAAGGACAGAAAAGGTTGGCCGTACATTGAGATTATGAAACAGGGCATATTTGCTGATGACATGACTGGGAAGGATATTCTGGTACTTGGTGCCGGGGGCTTCACCCTCTCGGCAGAAGAAACTCACGGCGCAAACTTTACCTATCTGGACGTTGACCCAAAGATCAAGCCAATTGCAGAGAAGTATTTCCTTGAGGAACCCATCAAAGGTGAATTCATAGCCCAGGACGCCAGATCCTATCTGCTGACCAGCGAAAAATCATGGGATGTTATTGTCGTGGATCTGTATACCAATGCCGCCACGATACCTATGCACACAGCCACCTTTGAGTTCTTCTCTCTGGTGAGCTCACGTCTCAAACCTTCCGGAAAAGCAGTCCTCAATATCGCAGCCAACCCCCGATTGAACGATGCCTATTCTGTGAATATGGATTTCACCGTCCGCCAGGCATTATCAAGATGCATCACCGACATCACCGGGTACCAGAACGCTCTGGTGAATATTGTTTATTTCTGCTCAAAGCGGTCGAGCATGGACAATGATGCGGTTGCTAGTTTGTATCGAGATGATACAACTAAAGTAACCGTGGACGGCTACGTCTCATCCCTGAACATCAAGAAATGGCAAAGCCGGGAAGACAACAATCATGGGCAATAG
- the ssb gene encoding single-stranded DNA-binding protein translates to MYQKVILIGRVGQKQLGYTKTQKPVAQYSLATTKSFKDKQTGDWNEHTEWHRLVSFNQCAEHVNNKLEPGDLIQVEGELRTRKWQDQSGTDRYTTEIVVNDFPKKLPRYYNRDGQAAPAQQQAPQRQPSQPMAQAAGQEFMAQGPSFDSFDDMDIPF, encoded by the coding sequence ATGTATCAGAAAGTCATTCTTATTGGCCGTGTAGGTCAAAAGCAATTGGGTTACACCAAAACACAAAAGCCGGTCGCGCAATACTCGTTGGCAACAACGAAGTCCTTCAAGGATAAGCAAACTGGTGATTGGAATGAGCATACTGAATGGCACCGTTTGGTCTCATTCAACCAGTGCGCCGAGCATGTGAACAACAAGCTTGAGCCTGGAGATCTCATTCAAGTAGAAGGCGAACTGCGCACGCGCAAATGGCAGGATCAAAGCGGTACCGATCGTTATACCACTGAAATTGTGGTGAATGATTTTCCGAAGAAACTGCCTCGCTACTACAACCGAGATGGTCAAGCTGCACCTGCACAACAGCAGGCTCCTCAGCGACAACCGTCACAACCAATGGCACAAGCTGCCGGTCAGGAGTTCATGGCGCAGGGACCATCATTCGACTCGTTCGATGACATGGACATTCCGTTCTGA
- a CDS encoding recombinase RecT encodes MNQPQNQVAQKPTNQWHQAIESAKDKFSGSGLDFFQEQIFATQLLMNNSYLLDVAKKNPSSLRLAMYNVAAVGLTLNPNQGLAYLVPRRLRKNEDPKVMLDISYRGLITIGVETGAIRWAKAELVYEKDQFTYKGPAEKPDHFCDPFSTERGAVRGGYCIAELPSGGVLVEPMSKADMDKIRDVSEAFKKGLGPWVDWEDQMQLKSVVKRASKWWPKSTPRLAKALQILNEENGEGLAVLSKDMATVGMLPPPPSRDEVPLTVQNTVKQLVDRAVKQNAFEACRELMESRIKNPAELSFAYSELDKAKAESEAKMHEQKIVNA; translated from the coding sequence ATGAATCAACCGCAAAACCAAGTGGCGCAAAAGCCCACTAACCAATGGCACCAGGCAATTGAGTCCGCCAAGGACAAATTCTCTGGTTCCGGTCTGGACTTCTTTCAGGAGCAGATCTTTGCCACCCAACTCTTGATGAATAACAGCTACTTGCTGGATGTCGCCAAGAAAAACCCATCGAGTCTTCGCCTGGCGATGTACAACGTAGCGGCAGTCGGATTGACGCTGAACCCTAACCAGGGTCTGGCCTATCTGGTACCGCGACGATTACGCAAGAACGAAGACCCGAAAGTGATGCTCGACATTTCCTACCGGGGATTAATCACTATCGGTGTTGAAACGGGTGCAATTCGCTGGGCCAAGGCTGAACTTGTCTATGAGAAAGATCAGTTCACCTACAAAGGTCCAGCCGAAAAACCAGACCACTTCTGCGACCCTTTTTCTACGGAAAGAGGAGCCGTTCGAGGTGGCTACTGTATCGCGGAACTTCCTTCTGGTGGTGTCTTGGTCGAGCCTATGTCCAAAGCGGACATGGACAAGATTCGGGATGTCTCAGAGGCCTTCAAAAAAGGTCTTGGCCCTTGGGTCGATTGGGAAGATCAGATGCAACTGAAATCGGTAGTGAAGCGTGCTTCCAAATGGTGGCCCAAGTCTACGCCTCGACTGGCTAAAGCCCTTCAGATCCTCAATGAGGAAAATGGAGAAGGCCTCGCCGTCCTGTCGAAAGATATGGCAACTGTAGGAATGTTACCACCTCCGCCGAGTCGTGATGAAGTACCGCTTACTGTACAGAATACCGTGAAACAACTGGTAGACCGTGCGGTTAAGCAAAATGCTTTTGAAGCGTGTCGGGAGTTAATGGAAAGCCGGATCAAGAATCCTGCTGAACTGTCTTTTGCATATAGCGAACTGGATAAGGCCAAGGCTGAGTCTGAAGCGAAAATGCACGAGCAGAAAATCGTTAACGCCTAA
- a CDS encoding YqaJ viral recombinase family protein: MSNMKVVDLNQRSDEWLQWRSKGVTASDIPIILGLSPYKTRWQLWAEKVGRINAPDISNNPNVKRGVRLEDEARQLAEGRYGEVLLPLCGECARWDVLRASFDGLDSAMQPFEFKAPSESVWDDIEKKGVESSTYKLYEAQVHAQCAVAGTTTGRLIFYKEGGQDLDFSVTLTPERENEILEAAKLFWEHVVTNTPPEPDPERDWYIPESGDQQFKWDAYADAWRTQHHRIQALKDELKVLEKEQKGIQKAMITLMGPFMQADIGGVKVTRFMKKGSIDYGAYLKDTFPDKDLTDELESYRKASREESRFSRSEDELVNTDVGEVVTTVKSAYF; encoded by the coding sequence ATGTCAAATATGAAAGTAGTTGATCTTAATCAGCGTTCAGACGAGTGGTTGCAATGGCGGTCTAAGGGAGTTACGGCATCGGATATTCCGATCATCCTTGGGCTCAGTCCATACAAGACACGTTGGCAACTTTGGGCGGAAAAAGTCGGGCGTATTAATGCTCCTGATATATCCAACAACCCCAATGTAAAACGTGGTGTTCGCCTTGAAGATGAAGCTCGCCAATTGGCCGAAGGTCGTTATGGTGAGGTTCTGCTTCCGCTCTGTGGGGAATGCGCTCGATGGGATGTGTTGCGTGCGAGCTTTGATGGGCTTGATTCAGCAATGCAACCATTTGAGTTCAAGGCCCCCAGTGAATCGGTGTGGGATGACATCGAAAAGAAAGGTGTCGAGTCCAGTACGTATAAATTGTATGAGGCGCAAGTCCATGCTCAATGTGCGGTTGCAGGGACGACAACCGGTCGCCTGATTTTTTACAAAGAAGGCGGTCAGGACCTGGATTTTTCTGTCACGTTAACACCTGAAAGGGAGAATGAAATCCTTGAGGCGGCAAAGCTCTTTTGGGAGCACGTAGTAACCAATACGCCCCCTGAGCCTGATCCTGAAAGAGACTGGTATATACCGGAATCTGGAGATCAGCAGTTCAAGTGGGATGCGTATGCTGATGCATGGCGCACGCAGCACCATCGCATACAAGCACTTAAAGATGAACTGAAAGTTCTTGAAAAAGAGCAGAAGGGGATTCAGAAGGCAATGATCACGTTGATGGGTCCGTTTATGCAGGCGGACATTGGTGGCGTGAAAGTTACCCGATTCATGAAGAAGGGCAGTATCGATTATGGCGCTTATCTGAAGGACACGTTCCCAGATAAAGACCTAACCGATGAACTGGAGTCCTACCGCAAAGCGTCTCGTGAGGAGTCTCGCTTCAGCAGGTCTGAAGATGAACTCGTTAATACGGATGTTGGTGAGGTTGTGACTACGGTGAAATCTGCTTACTTCTGA
- a CDS encoding AAA family ATPase: MTHRDQALAVRTTFNLDVPAEVITAGFADTQNPHVPNRDDGYVFRRETLRDILSFLDDPDGDGLYFSGHYGAGKTTLPYQVAARLCWPVQSFTAHSRMEFDDLVGTWKLVNGTMQFLHGPLAVAMREGHLFILNEIDRADPGQLAGLHDVLEGHPLVIATNGGEVIRAHENFRFIANGNSMGSGDSTGLYQGVNQLDIAFMDRFRVVEVDYPTEDVEMMILQKKTPELPEEIRRNMIRVANQIRRLFIGGEESATPLTITMSTRALCRWAKLTLVFRNAPNALAYALNQSLLAKAEPEQKIAIEQIARDVFGSTWQQGEAA; the protein is encoded by the coding sequence ATGACACATCGTGATCAAGCTTTAGCTGTTCGCACTACTTTCAACCTTGATGTACCCGCTGAGGTCATCACAGCAGGCTTTGCTGACACACAGAACCCTCATGTGCCTAACCGCGATGATGGCTATGTGTTTCGTCGGGAAACCTTGCGCGACATCCTGAGTTTTCTGGATGACCCCGATGGCGATGGTTTGTATTTCTCTGGTCACTACGGTGCCGGTAAAACAACCTTGCCCTACCAGGTAGCCGCTCGGCTTTGCTGGCCAGTTCAGTCCTTCACGGCTCACAGTCGTATGGAATTTGATGATCTGGTTGGTACCTGGAAACTTGTCAACGGCACCATGCAATTCCTGCATGGACCCTTAGCCGTTGCCATGCGTGAAGGTCACTTGTTCATATTGAACGAGATTGACCGTGCCGATCCTGGTCAGCTTGCTGGTCTGCATGATGTCCTTGAAGGGCATCCCTTGGTTATTGCAACCAATGGAGGAGAGGTGATTCGCGCACATGAAAACTTTCGATTCATTGCCAATGGCAACAGCATGGGATCTGGAGACAGTACCGGGCTGTATCAAGGCGTTAACCAATTGGATATTGCCTTTATGGATCGATTCAGGGTGGTCGAAGTTGATTATCCAACCGAGGATGTCGAAATGATGATCCTCCAAAAGAAAACACCAGAACTTCCCGAAGAGATCCGTCGGAATATGATTCGCGTTGCGAACCAGATCCGGAGGCTGTTCATTGGTGGAGAGGAATCGGCTACGCCGTTGACCATTACTATGTCTACTCGTGCCTTGTGCCGATGGGCAAAGTTAACCCTGGTGTTTCGCAATGCGCCTAACGCGCTCGCTTATGCTTTGAATCAGTCATTGCTTGCAAAGGCTGAACCTGAACAGAAGATTGCGATCGAGCAAATTGCTAGAGACGTGTTTGGCTCAACCTGGCAACAGGGAGAGGCAGCATGA
- a CDS encoding DUF3150 domain-containing protein, producing MEFIRGTTLVHLKMRCWGGEKKASRDSDIHLGADGKMPPEKLLDLGRKKIFPPKALDPLMSKRKAAERACLAEGTRFMGGFAVPDDVVEGLLAKLEDIKEMFYSELQVFLADFDRNKEAWIAENDEFAHIIRDQVPDRETVSKSFEFSIKLYKLQPLEGFEPDENEVANQILHEVGLTCKQMSDRMLDRKRSISGKNLSEQLDPLIKKLDTLSFGNGRILKVLNEFFALQKAIPMEMIDQDHPTFGQVLTFLSMCSDSDKLERIIDGQFSVSKLIEGMKRSVTVSSSSGPAPTIPKSTQPAAVTTHTITAGAYF from the coding sequence ATGGAATTTATCCGTGGGACCACACTCGTCCATTTGAAAATGCGCTGCTGGGGCGGAGAGAAAAAGGCCTCCCGAGACAGCGACATTCACTTAGGCGCTGACGGCAAAATGCCGCCAGAAAAACTGCTCGATTTGGGCAGAAAGAAGATATTTCCACCAAAGGCGCTCGACCCTTTAATGAGTAAGCGTAAAGCGGCGGAAAGAGCTTGTTTAGCTGAAGGTACACGTTTCATGGGCGGCTTTGCCGTTCCCGATGATGTTGTAGAAGGTCTTTTGGCCAAACTCGAAGACATCAAGGAAATGTTCTATTCGGAGTTGCAGGTATTTCTTGCTGATTTCGACCGGAACAAAGAAGCGTGGATCGCGGAGAACGACGAATTTGCACACATCATTCGTGACCAGGTTCCTGACCGGGAAACGGTGTCAAAGTCGTTTGAATTCTCCATCAAGCTTTACAAGCTACAGCCACTCGAAGGCTTCGAGCCTGACGAAAATGAAGTGGCGAACCAGATCTTGCATGAGGTGGGTTTAACCTGCAAACAGATGTCTGATCGCATGTTGGACCGGAAACGGTCAATCAGCGGTAAGAACCTCTCTGAGCAGCTCGATCCTCTTATCAAGAAACTCGATACCTTGTCGTTCGGTAATGGTCGCATTCTGAAGGTACTTAATGAGTTTTTTGCTCTGCAAAAAGCCATTCCGATGGAAATGATTGACCAGGACCACCCGACATTTGGGCAAGTGCTTACCTTCCTTTCAATGTGTTCTGACAGCGACAAGCTTGAACGAATCATTGATGGGCAATTTTCAGTAAGCAAGCTCATAGAGGGTATGAAACGGTCGGTAACGGTTTCCAGCTCGTCTGGACCTGCGCCAACCATACCAAAATCAACCCAACCTGCGGCTGTGACAACGCACACCATAACGGCTGGGGCTTACTTCTAG
- a CDS encoding cobaltochelatase CobT-related protein, which produces MNKLQTALERALPIVAAAYGEQFGVNVVLSGTDAYTDGETIYLPLLNAMSDLREVLFGYLAHEAAHVRSSDFNTLKKCKSPMEKSCTNLIEDIRIERLIQEVFPGTQFTLNAMWSYIVEQGMSPPATPEDNEATKLFQYLLHRLRSEVLHRDASTPLAESSQRVVEQTFPVGFFVRLDGLLGKHLDNLTCSDDCLKLARAILKALKDAEEEERQQQQNQEQQQQSSDSSQGDQSQQAGGSGGSGDGESQPQPGKADSSNGGDANQGTGDSQQSSADSDGNGNQAQDTGSGNQSSSAQGASDSSGDQGQPQGGNGASLHERLINETNLPEDAVGQLREQLADQAREDNDGERVAIDTSSVGSDARNHGDTSSLKTGILASSTIRSRLLGLLQAQTRQKQWLHTRGKRVDGKRLARLPTGDSRVFIQREEMQRPDTAVHVLLDCSGSMNRIQEVANQATVSLALAVSTIPKCDIAASMFPGIGGEVSPILHRGQPVRAGLGRFAVCSSGSTPLAEAMLYAARELVASKRQRKVLIIITDGAPNNGGAVRYLNDLVAGHVDTYAIGIGSTAVSQYFEKWSVINDVKELQKALFTIAGQFLDLH; this is translated from the coding sequence ATGAACAAACTGCAAACCGCCCTGGAAAGGGCTCTACCTATTGTTGCGGCTGCCTATGGCGAACAGTTCGGTGTCAATGTTGTGCTGTCTGGTACGGACGCATACACCGATGGCGAGACCATTTACTTGCCTTTGCTGAACGCTATGAGTGATTTGAGAGAAGTGTTGTTTGGCTATCTCGCTCACGAAGCTGCGCACGTTCGATCATCGGATTTCAACACCTTAAAAAAGTGTAAGAGTCCGATGGAGAAATCCTGTACCAACCTCATCGAGGACATCAGGATCGAGCGTCTCATTCAGGAAGTGTTTCCTGGTACTCAGTTTACGCTGAATGCCATGTGGAGCTATATCGTGGAGCAGGGCATGAGTCCTCCCGCGACGCCTGAAGACAATGAAGCAACGAAGTTGTTTCAGTACCTCTTACATCGCTTGCGATCGGAGGTGCTGCATCGGGACGCTTCAACTCCGCTGGCGGAGTCAAGCCAACGGGTGGTTGAACAGACATTTCCGGTAGGTTTTTTCGTCCGTTTGGATGGCTTGCTTGGAAAACACTTGGACAACTTAACCTGTAGCGACGACTGCCTGAAGTTGGCGAGAGCCATACTCAAGGCATTGAAGGATGCTGAAGAAGAGGAACGCCAACAGCAACAAAACCAGGAACAACAGCAGCAAAGCAGCGATTCATCGCAAGGTGATCAAAGCCAACAAGCTGGTGGATCGGGTGGAAGTGGTGACGGCGAATCACAACCTCAACCGGGAAAGGCAGACTCATCGAACGGTGGTGATGCTAACCAGGGGACAGGAGACTCACAGCAGTCCAGCGCAGACAGTGATGGCAACGGCAACCAGGCTCAGGATACTGGGTCAGGAAACCAGTCATCGTCGGCCCAAGGTGCATCGGATTCGTCCGGTGATCAGGGTCAACCTCAAGGTGGCAACGGTGCTTCTTTGCATGAGCGGCTCATTAACGAGACCAATCTGCCAGAGGATGCCGTTGGGCAGCTACGAGAGCAATTGGCAGATCAAGCCCGTGAAGACAACGATGGAGAACGTGTGGCCATTGATACGTCCAGCGTGGGGAGTGATGCCAGAAATCATGGTGATACCAGTAGTTTGAAAACCGGCATTCTTGCCTCTTCAACTATTCGGTCGCGCCTGCTCGGTCTGCTGCAAGCCCAAACCCGTCAAAAGCAATGGTTACATACCAGAGGCAAGCGGGTAGACGGCAAACGCCTGGCCAGACTGCCAACCGGCGACTCGCGGGTGTTTATCCAGCGAGAGGAGATGCAACGACCTGACACTGCGGTTCATGTGCTGCTTGATTGCAGCGGTTCCATGAATCGAATTCAGGAAGTCGCAAATCAAGCCACGGTGTCCTTGGCATTGGCTGTATCCACTATCCCGAAGTGTGACATCGCTGCGTCGATGTTTCCGGGTATTGGTGGAGAGGTCAGTCCGATACTGCATCGTGGTCAGCCTGTTCGTGCTGGTCTGGGACGATTCGCTGTTTGCTCAAGTGGCAGTACACCATTGGCAGAAGCCATGTTGTATGCCGCCAGAGAGTTAGTGGCGAGTAAGCGTCAGCGCAAGGTGCTTATCATCATCACTGATGGTGCCCCAAATAATGGGGGAGCAGTTCGATATTTGAACGACCTTGTTGCTGGTCACGTTGATACCTATGCAATTGGTATCGGCTCAACTGCGGTTAGTCAGTACTTCGAGAAGTGGTCTGTGATCAACGATGTGAAGGAGCTTCAAAAAGCGCTTTTCACGATTGCTGGCCAATTCCTCGACCTGCACTAA